A section of the Arcobacter roscoffensis genome encodes:
- a CDS encoding BatD family protein, whose translation MKKIRFIILFFLFLSSVFANVKLDLPNTAIKNEAFTFSLELQGEDIKFPKIDEIAGQKVSTISNSSSTSIINSTITKKIKRAYSFYPVDDFIFPSLKFSVDGKDYETKEKKIVLGIPKKSKSGIFDFEIVSNKNDLYVSETFELVLKFKYKSQMQIIDLAFINPNFKGFWYKKLDYQKNYEDDDYIVTELKFLLFPQKSGELTIEPLRIDAQYVDNSRNSMSFFTNSVSNKKIYSNTLKFQVKPLPENVDLVGSFDIKASVDKKSVNALDAVNYTIKISGNGNFDDIKDFDFDIPNAKIYSNKAKVETKYIDGKYEGFYEKSYTIISNDSYNIPSFEILYFDKNKKEIIKKISKSFNIEILKNKNLQNNIRPNLEKAPKSVEKKQIVKVVEKSSISNNILYFSLGIITTLLTLGLYYYVINLKKSRKLDDIPLIKKVKSSKTSSELLKVLSVYINKDKKLNEFIFSVEENKEDIEILKKDIIKYLKTIDIKDYK comes from the coding sequence ATGAAAAAAATTAGATTTATAATTCTGTTTTTTTTATTTCTTTCAAGTGTTTTTGCAAATGTAAAGCTAGATTTACCAAACACTGCAATAAAAAATGAAGCTTTTACTTTTAGTTTGGAGCTTCAAGGTGAAGATATAAAGTTTCCTAAAATAGATGAGATAGCAGGGCAAAAAGTTTCAACTATTTCAAATTCTAGTTCTACTTCAATTATAAATTCAACAATTACAAAGAAAATAAAAAGAGCTTACTCTTTTTATCCTGTAGATGATTTTATTTTCCCTTCATTAAAATTTAGTGTTGATGGTAAAGATTATGAGACTAAAGAGAAAAAAATAGTTTTAGGGATACCTAAAAAAAGTAAATCAGGTATTTTTGATTTTGAAATAGTTTCAAATAAAAATGATTTATATGTATCAGAAACTTTTGAATTAGTGTTAAAATTTAAATATAAATCACAAATGCAAATAATTGACCTAGCCTTTATAAATCCAAACTTCAAAGGTTTTTGGTATAAAAAACTTGATTATCAAAAGAATTATGAAGATGATGATTATATAGTTACAGAATTAAAGTTTTTACTTTTTCCTCAAAAAAGTGGTGAGCTTACAATTGAGCCTTTAAGAATTGACGCTCAATATGTAGATAATTCAAGAAATAGCATGAGCTTTTTTACAAATAGTGTCTCAAATAAAAAGATTTATTCAAATACTTTAAAATTTCAAGTAAAGCCTTTACCTGAAAATGTAGACTTAGTTGGTAGTTTTGATATAAAAGCAAGTGTAGATAAAAAAAGTGTAAATGCCTTAGATGCTGTGAATTATACTATTAAAATTTCGGGGAATGGGAATTTTGATGATATAAAAGATTTTGATTTTGATATTCCAAATGCAAAAATATATTCTAATAAAGCAAAGGTTGAAACAAAATATATAGATGGTAAATATGAAGGCTTTTATGAAAAGAGTTATACTATAATTTCAAATGACTCTTATAATATACCTTCTTTTGAAATTTTATATTTTGATAAAAATAAAAAAGAGATTATAAAAAAGATAAGTAAAAGCTTTAATATAGAAATTTTAAAAAATAAGAATCTTCAAAATAACATAAGACCAAATTTAGAAAAAGCCCCAAAGAGTGTAGAAAAAAAACAAATTGTAAAAGTTGTTGAAAAAAGTTCAATAAGCAATAATATTTTATATTTTTCTTTAGGTATTATTACAACACTATTAACATTAGGTTTATATTATTATGTTATAAATTTAAAAAAATCAAGAAAACTTGATGATATACCTTTAATAAAAAAAGTTAAATCATCTAAGACTTCAAGTGAACTTTTAAAAGTTTTAAGTGTTTATATAAATAAAGATAAAAAACTAAATGAGTTTATATTTAGTGTTGAAGAGAATAAAGAAGATATTGAGATACTAAAAAAAGATATTATCAAGTATTTAAAAACAATTGATATAAAGGATTATAAATGA
- the flhA gene encoding flagellar biosynthesis protein FlhA gives MNIRKIFSKDLFVVALFVSILVIIIVPLSKGILDFFLVISLSLSLLILLISLYIHKPSDLTTFPTIILILALFRLSLNIATTRSILSEGHNGPDAVSSIISAFGEFVVGGNMVIGIIVFIILVLINFMVVTKGATRVAEVTARFNLDSMPGKQMAIDADLNAGFIDDVQAQERRKSLISEANFYGAMDGSSKFVKGDAVAGIIITLVNLIGGLLIGLFQHDMTVSESGEIYTILTIGDGLVAQIPALILSTATAIIITRSNMDEDKFANQSVMQLVKDSKALVLVGIGMILFGFVPGFPTGILVVMGAMMIFIGYTISMIENEQDNAITRFFKTQPEEAAKSKTKITDDIETIKEKKKQAAAANEEQNIETIMKMEVLELKLGIRLLQLVQGNSELLDKIKAIRKTIAGELGFIIPQIRISDDASIGPNEYQLYLKRIPLVKGRVETDKLLAMGGLGTEKLRGLKVKEPVFNLDATWISQDLKEEALMKGFTVVDAPTIISTHISEIIKKHAEDIITRQDIVDIIDRLKKDFPIVVEEAMKVTSYGTLLKVSKDLLHEKIPIVDMLTIIEAIADIAEFTKAPDVLLEHVRSKLYRLITQKYVDNDGILHIVTIKPELEQQFIGKLQDQHGATQLMLSIAEINNLVTHTKDLIEQIEAKGYSKVAMVVDPSLRKRISEIYEKFGLQVAVLSHAELDSRANFAIEGTLEF, from the coding sequence ATGAACATAAGAAAGATATTCTCGAAAGATTTATTTGTAGTTGCATTATTTGTATCTATATTAGTAATTATTATTGTTCCCCTTTCAAAGGGGATATTAGATTTCTTTTTAGTAATATCTTTGTCTTTGTCATTACTTATTTTATTAATCTCATTATATATACATAAACCCTCAGACTTAACAACTTTTCCAACAATTATACTTATATTAGCACTATTTAGGCTGTCCTTAAATATTGCAACTACAAGATCTATTTTAAGTGAGGGACATAATGGTCCTGATGCTGTAAGTTCTATTATTTCGGCTTTTGGTGAGTTTGTTGTTGGTGGAAATATGGTAATTGGTATTATTGTATTTATCATTTTAGTACTTATTAACTTTATGGTTGTAACTAAAGGTGCTACAAGAGTTGCTGAGGTTACAGCAAGATTTAATCTTGATTCAATGCCTGGTAAGCAAATGGCAATTGATGCTGATTTAAATGCAGGTTTTATTGACGATGTACAAGCACAAGAAAGAAGAAAATCATTAATATCAGAAGCAAACTTTTATGGAGCTATGGATGGGTCATCTAAATTTGTAAAAGGTGATGCCGTAGCTGGTATTATTATTACTTTAGTAAATTTAATTGGTGGATTATTAATAGGTCTTTTTCAACATGATATGACAGTTAGTGAAAGCGGTGAGATTTATACAATTTTAACTATTGGTGATGGTTTAGTAGCTCAAATTCCAGCACTTATTTTATCAACTGCAACTGCTATTATTATTACGCGATCTAATATGGATGAAGATAAGTTTGCAAATCAATCAGTTATGCAACTTGTTAAAGACTCAAAAGCTTTAGTATTGGTTGGTATCGGTATGATTCTTTTTGGTTTTGTTCCTGGTTTCCCTACTGGTATTTTAGTTGTTATGGGTGCTATGATGATATTTATAGGTTATACGATAAGTATGATTGAAAATGAACAAGACAATGCTATTACAAGATTCTTTAAAACACAACCAGAAGAAGCTGCAAAGTCTAAAACAAAAATAACTGATGACATTGAAACTATAAAAGAAAAGAAAAAACAAGCAGCAGCTGCAAATGAAGAGCAAAATATTGAAACTATTATGAAAATGGAAGTTTTAGAGTTAAAGCTTGGAATTAGACTTCTTCAATTAGTTCAAGGAAACTCAGAATTACTGGATAAAATTAAAGCAATTAGAAAAACAATAGCAGGAGAATTAGGTTTTATAATTCCTCAAATCAGGATATCTGATGATGCTAGTATTGGTCCAAATGAGTATCAATTATATTTAAAAAGGATTCCTTTAGTTAAAGGTAGAGTAGAGACTGATAAACTTCTTGCAATGGGTGGATTGGGTACAGAAAAACTTAGAGGTTTAAAAGTTAAAGAGCCTGTATTTAATCTTGATGCAACTTGGATTTCACAAGATTTAAAAGAAGAAGCTTTAATGAAAGGTTTTACAGTTGTAGATGCGCCAACAATTATTTCAACTCATATTTCAGAGATTATTAAAAAGCACGCTGAAGATATTATCACAAGACAAGATATTGTTGATATTATCGACAGGTTAAAAAAAGATTTCCCAATAGTAGTTGAGGAAGCTATGAAAGTCACATCATATGGTACTTTATTAAAAGTAAGTAAAGATTTACTTCATGAGAAGATACCCATTGTTGATATGTTGACAATTATTGAAGCTATTGCAGATATTGCAGAATTTACTAAAGCACCAGATGTTTTACTTGAGCATGTAAGATCAAAACTTTATAGACTAATTACTCAAAAGTACGTGGATAATGATGGGATTTTACATATTGTTACCATCAAGCCTGAATTAGAACAGCAGTTTATAGGAAAACTACAAGACCAACACGGTGCTACACAGCTTATGTTATCAATTGCTGAAATAAATAATCTTGTGACTCATACAAAAGATTTAATTGAGCAAATAGAGGCTAAAGGTTATAGTAAAGTTGCAATGGTAGTTGATCCATCACTTAGAAAAAGAATATCTGAAATATATGAAAAATTTGGTCTACAAGTAGCTGTATTATCACACGCTGAATTAGATTCAAGAGCAAACTTTGCTATTGAAGGAACATTGGAGTTCTAA
- the flgL gene encoding flagellar hook-associated protein FlgL produces the protein MINQTEVTLHRLDRLNAEQQRISYQSSTGKKIDNGSDDAVLFTRQIFVEDKIKTFEGIQDQLNKTTVHNNVSDSAIAEIKNLLEQVKSELLKANTDTTTDEGKKAIAVSVAGVKQNILDLANTKIDGEYLFSGSDSSIASFTQDPTTGEVSYNGDNHLRKIAVDEGSYRQKGVNGFDMMMYSTDTATKADTLEFSTSQRIVDQDGFEWKPDSTTAPTKLVRYDFNGNATTDELTVTPNAGANAAKYPYQITTPNVDGTKFEAKTNIFDEIDNVVNALNKVDSDGNPVSDAVADAALTEGLDSINSAYDAVNVAHAELGGRNRVFEISEEKISAKITQYDIMFQEIAAADLAKVAVEAKALELTFTALYSTINKTNELSLVNFIR, from the coding sequence ATGATTAATCAAACAGAAGTAACATTACATAGATTAGATAGATTAAATGCTGAACAACAAAGAATATCTTATCAATCAAGTACAGGTAAAAAAATTGACAATGGTAGTGATGATGCTGTTTTATTTACTAGACAAATTTTTGTTGAAGATAAAATAAAAACTTTTGAAGGAATTCAAGATCAGCTAAATAAAACAACTGTTCATAACAATGTATCTGATTCAGCTATTGCTGAAATAAAAAACTTGTTAGAGCAAGTAAAAAGTGAGCTTTTAAAAGCTAATACAGATACAACAACAGATGAGGGTAAAAAAGCAATTGCAGTTAGTGTTGCCGGAGTTAAGCAAAATATCTTGGATTTAGCCAATACAAAAATTGATGGAGAATATTTATTTTCAGGTTCAGATTCTTCAATTGCTTCTTTTACACAAGATCCTACAACTGGTGAAGTTAGCTACAATGGAGATAATCACTTAAGGAAAATTGCAGTTGATGAGGGATCATATAGACAAAAAGGTGTAAATGGTTTTGATATGATGATGTATTCTACAGATACTGCAACAAAAGCAGATACTTTAGAGTTCTCAACATCTCAAAGAATAGTTGACCAAGATGGCTTTGAGTGGAAGCCAGATTCTACGACTGCTCCTACAAAGTTAGTTAGATATGATTTTAATGGAAATGCTACAACTGATGAGTTAACGGTTACTCCAAACGCTGGAGCTAATGCTGCTAAGTATCCATATCAAATTACTACACCAAATGTAGATGGAACTAAGTTTGAAGCAAAAACAAATATATTTGATGAAATAGATAATGTCGTAAATGCTTTGAATAAAGTTGATTCAGATGGAAATCCTGTAAGTGATGCAGTTGCTGATGCTGCTTTAACAGAAGGACTAGATAGTATAAATAGTGCTTATGATGCAGTAAACGTTGCCCATGCAGAACTTGGTGGAAGAAACAGAGTATTTGAAATTTCAGAAGAGAAAATTTCTGCAAAAATTACACAATATGATATTATGTTTCAAGAAATTGCAGCAGCTGATTTAGCAAAAGTTGCTGTTGAAGCTAAAGCTTTAGAGTTAACTTTCACAGCTTTATATTCAACAATAAATAAGACTAATGAATTATCATTAGTTAATTTTATTAGATAA
- the fliI gene encoding flagellar protein export ATPase FliI — MDLDKLISNIESSDLSVAFGRIKNISSTTVTATGLEVAVGDIVKIESVQHLYTVLGMIASINGSDFTIVPFSFIDGFRIHDKVYLQKEGLSVKCGYGLLGRVVNALGDPIDDKGKIKDLHETSAINKLSMAPLDRGIIDERFSTGVKSIDSMLTSGKGQKVGIFAGSGVGKSTLMGMIVKGCEAQIKVVALIGERGREIPEFIHYNLDNNLENTVIIAATSDESALMRKYGAFTAMAIAEFFRDKGHDVLLMMDSVTRFAMAQREIGLSTGEPPVSRGYPPSVFALLPQLMERAGNNDKGSLTAFFTVLVDGDDMNDPIADQSRSILDGHIVLTRELTEQGFYPPINLLKSASRVMDKVVDKEHYNGFLKLKRVLSLIKENEVLVRVGAYKPGMDPELDNAMAKKEQIREFLTQGTQERYNFNDIIQMFRKVLQ; from the coding sequence ATGGATTTAGATAAGTTAATTAGTAATATTGAATCAAGTGATTTATCAGTTGCCTTTGGAAGAATTAAAAACATTTCTAGTACAACAGTTACAGCAACTGGTTTGGAAGTTGCTGTTGGTGATATTGTAAAGATTGAATCAGTTCAACATTTATACACAGTTTTAGGAATGATTGCTTCTATAAATGGAAGTGATTTTACAATAGTTCCATTTTCATTTATTGATGGTTTTAGAATACATGATAAGGTTTATTTACAAAAAGAAGGTCTGTCAGTAAAGTGTGGATATGGGCTTTTAGGAAGAGTTGTAAATGCCTTAGGTGATCCAATTGATGATAAGGGAAAAATAAAAGATTTACATGAAACATCTGCAATAAATAAACTATCAATGGCTCCACTTGATAGGGGAATAATTGATGAAAGATTTTCTACAGGTGTAAAATCTATTGACTCAATGTTAACATCAGGAAAAGGTCAAAAAGTAGGTATTTTTGCAGGTTCTGGTGTTGGTAAATCAACACTTATGGGAATGATTGTAAAAGGTTGTGAAGCACAAATAAAAGTAGTAGCACTTATTGGTGAACGGGGTCGTGAAATACCTGAGTTTATTCACTATAATCTTGATAATAATCTAGAAAACACTGTTATTATTGCAGCAACTTCTGATGAGTCAGCACTTATGAGAAAATACGGAGCTTTCACTGCTATGGCAATTGCAGAATTTTTTAGAGATAAGGGTCATGATGTTTTACTTATGATGGACTCAGTTACTAGATTTGCTATGGCTCAAAGAGAGATAGGTTTAAGTACAGGTGAACCTCCTGTAAGTAGAGGTTATCCACCGTCAGTATTTGCACTTTTACCACAATTAATGGAGCGTGCAGGTAATAATGATAAAGGCTCATTAACTGCATTTTTTACAGTTCTTGTAGATGGGGATGATATGAATGACCCAATTGCTGATCAAAGTAGATCTATTTTAGATGGGCATATTGTTCTTACAAGAGAATTAACCGAGCAAGGTTTTTATCCTCCTATAAATCTTCTAAAATCAGCTTCTAGGGTAATGGACAAAGTAGTTGATAAAGAGCATTATAATGGCTTTTTAAAGTTAAAAAGAGTATTATCATTAATAAAAGAGAATGAAGTTTTAGTTAGAGTAGGTGCATATAAACCTGGAATGGATCCAGAATTAGATAATGCCATGGCTAAAAAAGAGCAAATAAGAGAGTTTCTAACTCAAGGTACACAAGAACGGTATAATTTCAATGATATTATACAAATGTTCAGAAAGGTATTACAATGA
- a CDS encoding tetratricopeptide repeat protein: MKFLIIVFLFINFLYAKKDFYYSFINSSGAQISEQRKQEISDGFDLIQNARQLAKDGKIDEAYAQIKSFKDKNRLKVLNSDIIIIYSELSLKKESKRFIVDAAKVLEKAINSAQINEYDLPKAYELLVDLKLESNRSKDAKYFAEIIVNNFNDKIIKTRGKIALAKVYKYQQEPKMAIRILYEILAKTKDKEVATIVANELFDLYIFTEDYEKANELISQVLKNNIDFYANDSYLANRKINKLIKAGMPEHAANILKELLNRTTKEESIEDFKFKLANTYMLMYDRTNYYLEKAKALYTDIINDYSQGAYLQKSKMYIDEILMRQNILKTTVISQKYENSESMQQKALLQELINEKEAKRFDDILRKKKIYKTISNTIAKRFGYESMNAIFDEVNIDRIKMLLNEDKCFALNDALKTSRNSTLERLIEDDSVKYKFFECLIDVPYERAYDQIKSTFNTSRDANIYLYLEKMALALNLYDEALDFSAKVEMVNNKGVLAQEFLTRYKIIKLQNDSLALDKFFSYTSRNEDYVKKNESNPLIVDFYYDYYFYLLKHSKKDEAIDILNKLYKKQKEIKAYIYSPFVEMALSKLEEDKNNIDKSKDYLLEGLENTRRIKANDEVKIYYDLINIYDLQNNKAKKQEYITRCKEVEGSVDSLYKKMCDEM, translated from the coding sequence TTGAAATTTTTAATTATAGTTTTCTTATTCATAAATTTCCTATATGCAAAAAAAGATTTTTATTACAGTTTTATAAACTCTTCTGGGGCTCAAATATCAGAGCAAAGAAAACAAGAAATTAGTGATGGTTTTGATTTGATACAAAATGCAAGACAATTAGCAAAAGATGGAAAAATTGATGAAGCTTATGCCCAAATAAAAAGTTTTAAAGACAAAAATAGATTAAAGGTTTTAAACTCAGATATTATTATTATATACAGTGAATTGTCTCTAAAAAAAGAGTCAAAAAGGTTTATAGTTGATGCTGCAAAGGTTTTGGAAAAAGCTATTAACTCAGCGCAAATCAATGAGTATGATTTACCAAAAGCTTATGAACTTTTAGTTGATTTAAAACTTGAATCAAATAGGTCAAAAGATGCTAAATATTTTGCAGAAATTATAGTAAATAACTTTAATGATAAAATTATAAAAACAAGAGGTAAAATAGCTTTAGCTAAGGTTTATAAATATCAGCAAGAACCAAAAATGGCTATTAGGATTTTATATGAAATTTTAGCTAAAACTAAAGATAAAGAAGTTGCAACAATTGTTGCAAATGAGCTATTTGATTTATATATATTTACAGAAGATTATGAAAAAGCAAATGAATTAATATCGCAAGTACTTAAAAACAATATTGACTTTTATGCAAATGATTCATACTTAGCAAATAGAAAAATAAATAAACTAATAAAAGCTGGAATGCCAGAACATGCAGCGAATATTTTAAAAGAGTTATTAAATAGAACTACAAAAGAAGAGTCAATTGAAGACTTTAAATTTAAGCTTGCAAATACATATATGCTTATGTATGATAGAACTAATTACTATTTAGAAAAAGCAAAAGCTTTATATACTGATATTATTAATGACTATTCACAAGGTGCTTATTTGCAAAAATCTAAAATGTATATAGATGAAATTTTAATGAGACAGAATATTTTGAAAACTACTGTTATTTCTCAAAAGTATGAAAATTCTGAATCAATGCAACAAAAAGCATTACTTCAAGAGCTAATTAATGAAAAAGAAGCAAAAAGATTTGATGATATATTAAGAAAAAAGAAAATTTATAAAACTATTTCAAATACAATTGCAAAAAGATTTGGATATGAATCAATGAATGCAATTTTTGATGAAGTTAATATAGATAGAATAAAAATGCTTTTAAATGAAGATAAATGTTTTGCTTTAAATGATGCACTAAAAACATCGAGAAACTCTACTTTAGAAAGATTAATTGAAGATGATAGTGTTAAGTATAAATTTTTTGAGTGTTTAATAGATGTACCTTATGAAAGAGCATATGACCAAATTAAAAGTACATTTAATACAAGTAGAGATGCAAATATATATTTATATTTAGAAAAAATGGCATTAGCTTTAAATCTTTATGATGAAGCATTAGATTTTTCTGCAAAAGTAGAAATGGTAAATAATAAAGGTGTTTTAGCACAAGAGTTTTTGACTAGATATAAAATCATTAAACTTCAAAATGATAGTTTAGCTTTAGATAAGTTTTTCTCTTATACTAGTAGAAATGAAGATTATGTAAAGAAAAATGAATCTAATCCTTTAATAGTTGATTTTTATTATGATTACTATTTTTATCTTTTAAAACACTCTAAAAAAGATGAAGCAATAGATATTTTAAATAAACTTTATAAAAAGCAAAAAGAAATAAAAGCTTATATATACTCACCATTTGTTGAAATGGCTCTTTCTAAATTAGAAGAAGATAAAAATAATATAGATAAATCAAAGGATTATTTGCTTGAAGGTTTAGAAAATACAAGAAGAATAAAAGCAAATGATGAGGTAAAGATTTATTATGATTTAATCAATATATATGATTTACAAAATAATAAAGCAAAAAAACAAGAGTATATTACAAGATGTAAAGAAGTAGAGGGTTCAGTTGATAGTTTATATAAAAAAATGTGTGATGAGATGTAA
- the flhB gene encoding flagellar biosynthesis protein FlhB, whose amino-acid sequence MADEDEKTEEPTPKKIEDAKNEGNVAKSMEVTGAAILFFGSLYLLFFSSSAMFEIKKLMMYCYNLIGQEMDNTIFYSLTYSVTMATFKALAPIFILVFVLALIFNWVQFGMIVTPIKLDLQKLDPIKGMKNVFGLKKVIEAFKLTLKLIIIMAVMVVLFLFTGEMMLAMMDQETKGTINTMIELTGYFLAAILLIIIIFAIIDFYFTRHYYIKSLKMSKQEIKDEFKNMDGDPQVKGRIRRIQMQMAQKRMMSDVPDADVVITNPTHYAIAMKYDNSVDAAPKMIAKGIDFLAIKIKDIAKENDIPIIENPALARALFDQIEVDQQVPSEFYKTLAEIFSYVYELKKNKR is encoded by the coding sequence ATGGCTGATGAAGACGAAAAAACCGAAGAACCCACACCCAAAAAAATAGAAGATGCTAAAAATGAAGGTAATGTTGCTAAGTCCATGGAAGTAACAGGGGCTGCTATACTTTTCTTTGGGTCTTTATATTTATTATTTTTTTCATCATCTGCAATGTTTGAAATAAAAAAACTAATGATGTATTGTTATAACTTAATTGGTCAAGAAATGGATAATACAATATTTTACTCCTTAACTTATTCTGTAACAATGGCAACATTTAAAGCTTTAGCACCTATTTTTATTTTGGTTTTTGTTTTAGCTTTAATTTTTAATTGGGTGCAGTTTGGAATGATTGTAACACCAATAAAATTAGATTTGCAAAAATTAGACCCAATTAAGGGAATGAAAAATGTATTTGGTTTAAAAAAGGTCATAGAAGCTTTTAAGTTAACATTAAAACTAATAATTATTATGGCTGTAATGGTAGTACTTTTCCTTTTTACAGGTGAAATGATGCTTGCGATGATGGATCAAGAAACGAAGGGTACCATAAATACTATGATAGAGTTAACGGGCTATTTTCTAGCAGCTATATTACTTATTATAATTATTTTTGCTATAATTGATTTTTATTTTACAAGACATTATTATATTAAGTCTCTTAAAATGAGTAAACAAGAGATAAAAGATGAATTTAAAAATATGGATGGTGATCCTCAAGTTAAAGGGCGTATTAGAAGAATACAAATGCAAATGGCACAAAAAAGAATGATGTCAGATGTTCCTGATGCGGATGTTGTAATTACAAATCCCACTCATTACGCAATAGCAATGAAATATGATAATAGTGTTGATGCTGCACCAAAAATGATAGCTAAGGGTATCGATTTTTTAGCTATAAAAATAAAAGATATTGCAAAAGAGAATGATATTCCAATTATTGAAAATCCTGCATTAGCAAGAGCATTGTTTGACCAAATAGAGGTAGACCAGCAAGTTCCAAGTGAATTTTATAAAACATTGGCAGAAATTTTCTCATATGTATATGAACTAAAAAAGAATAAAAGGTAG
- a CDS encoding flagellar biosynthetic protein FliR gives MEAFLSLLNENVVYEFLLLLARILAFVAFMPIFGDAAVSVRIRIAFAFYMTVFLFPVVDITTAINQETFIIGLISEITLGAIASLLFQIMFAAVKIIGDFVGYSTALSMAMMFDPSTGSQEGLVSKLLYWIIIALFFQTGMYEMTIVMLVKSFSMIHLGSFDIFSYDGIQLAIDEIKRMFAFAFAFALPLFFIGFIMDLYYGYGTKSMPAFSPFVITFQMKFGLIFLFLMFGMEVFTETFTEYFLSKFQ, from the coding sequence ATGGAAGCCTTTCTCTCTTTACTAAATGAAAATGTAGTCTATGAATTTCTACTACTTCTTGCAAGAATTTTAGCCTTTGTTGCATTTATGCCAATATTTGGTGATGCCGCTGTAAGTGTTAGAATTAGAATAGCCTTTGCTTTTTATATGACAGTATTTTTATTTCCAGTTGTAGATATTACAACTGCAATTAATCAAGAAACTTTTATAATAGGACTTATATCTGAAATAACACTGGGAGCTATTGCCTCTTTATTATTCCAAATTATGTTTGCTGCTGTTAAAATTATTGGTGACTTTGTTGGATATTCTACTGCTTTATCAATGGCTATGATGTTTGACCCCTCTACGGGTTCTCAGGAAGGTTTAGTATCAAAGCTTTTGTATTGGATAATTATTGCACTGTTTTTTCAAACAGGAATGTATGAAATGACCATAGTAATGCTAGTTAAAAGTTTTTCTATGATTCATTTAGGTTCTTTTGATATATTCTCCTATGATGGCATTCAACTAGCAATTGATGAAATAAAAAGAATGTTTGCCTTTGCTTTTGCTTTTGCTTTACCTTTGTTTTTTATTGGTTTTATTATGGATTTATATTATGGTTATGGAACAAAATCTATGCCAGCATTTTCACCTTTTGTTATTACATTTCAAATGAAATTTGGTTTAATTTTTTTATTTTTAATGTTTGGAATGGAAGTATTTACAGAAACATTTACAGAATATTTCCTCTCAAAGTTTCAATAA